CCCATGCTCTGGAAATGATCATTTCTCGCAACTGTAATAACTGCATTGCTAGTAAATAATATTAATCTTCATTGTTCATggcaaaaattaatgatatttttatttcattttgtctctTTCGCATCCCATTGCGTCATACCATATTCATTTTCTTCCAATCAACTTTCATTTCCGAAATTTTATACCTACACCTCTAATATTCTCCATTGTGttatattttcaacattttctatcCCTTGTTTCTTGTTTGGGCTCTCCCAACCCCTCTCTTCAACTTCTCTTAACAAATCGTATCTCTTAATCGTTTTCCATTTCTTGATTCTTCCCTATTTCATCAATCcgtttcttatttttcatcttgtTCTTTTCGTGTTTATGTTAACATcccttccttcttacatcttaATAATCCCTACATGTtccaatttttcttctttttcaaatCTTCATCTTGTAATATCATCCTCCCTATACCTCCTTTtccttcgtcatcatcatcttatcgtcttcttcttcctcctcttcttctcctcctcctcctcgcctcctccttcttcttcttcttctcctcctcctcctccttcttcgtcatcatcatctttttcttttttccttctccttcttcttgtGTTTCTTCCCTTATTTCTgcttttttccttattttttctgatTCCAATTTCTCCTTCATATTGTAAATTATattcttcttctatttcttctttcttttattattgtCGTTGTTCTCTGACTTACTTTCTTTTACTTATTTAACTCTcacttcatcatcttcttcttctccgtCATTTCTCCCTTCATTTCCTCcttgaattattttattcactttccTTTCTCTGCCCTTGCAAACATCCATTTCATCCGCTTTTCTTATATCTAGTGGAATACTCCAGTGTAAGTTTCATCAGTTCCGAGAACGTGTACCTTCTACCGTGTGTCTACCGGGGAGTCCCCTATTCCCATGGAGAGAGTTGGACGGTGAACGATTGTAGCACCTGTACCTGTGCAAACTCCACCATAGAATGTGTGATCCTTGGCTGCCAACCCACTAACTGTGACAATGCGATACATCCGCCCGGCGAATGTTGCGCAATGTGTCCCAACAgtaagtttgaaaaaaaaaaaccaacaaaaacaaaaatattaacatCAACGCCACCACCAATAACAGCACAAACCAGTTTGAAAAGTGACAAGGATATAGGCCTGGTATCGCATGAGATGTTGATAACTTTCgatatgataattattataatgatgattcaTAATAGTAACATAAATAATAacgtattttattattttttttacccagggtagtACTTCAGTTGGGAAACTGCCCAACTAGCGGGCTCTATGTTACTATTACCCTTTTGCAATCCAAGTGCTGAGCGCCTAACAAGAAGGTGTAAGGTCCTATTTATAAGTCTTTGTTATAACTCGAccgggatcgaacccacgacctcgcGTCCATGAGGCGGGCAATCTACCATTAAGCAATCATGTCTGGTTAGTAATAAtaagagtgatgatgatgatttttttgataaatgataatgataatgaacctgatgattattaaaaacaagtggaatgcctctggcggtctcacctgcatcacgcgattcaatatagcagcagtgctgactttgaaaactactataacttgcacaagatgttcagtgatacttggctACTCTTATgtacacgttttatgaactagactagaccaatacacttacagagatatgatgggaattcaacaaatacccccaacatggccaaagttcattgaccttacatgacctttgaccttgaacatgtgacctaaaactcgcacaggatgtttagtgatacttgattactcttatgtccaagtttcatgagtcagatccacaaactttcaaagttgtGATGGTAATTGAACAggtacccccattatggccaaagttcattgacctttgatcttggtcatgtgacctgaaatgcgcacaggatgttcagtgatacttgattacccttatgtccaagttttatgaactagaccaatatactttcaaagttatgacggtaattcaacaaatacccccaatttggccaaagttcattgaccctaaatgacctgtgaccttaatcatgtgacctgaaatgatgttcagttatacttaattactattatgtccaagtttcatgaactaggtctatatatatttttaagttatgatgacatttcaaaaacttaaccttaggttaagatttttatgttgattcccccaacatggtctaagtttattgaccctaaatgacctttgaccttggtcatgtgacacgaaactcaggcaggatgttcaataatacttgattaaccttatggctaagtttcatgaactaggtctatatactttctaagttatgttgtcatttcaaaaacttaaccttcggttaagatttggtgttgacgccgccgccgccgccgtcagaaaagcggcgcctatagtctcactctgctatgcaggtgagacaaaaaccgcCCAATTTTCCATCTACctagaaacaatctattccgaggcgcattgttgttattgttattattaccccggctttagctcgagctgcctttcagcgctcgtgcattcaagaaattaatcctaccgggtaccaattcacctcacctgggtcgaatgCAGCACAGCgttgatcaatttcttgctgaaggaagctaggattcaaacctacgaccctctgtttgaatggcgagagtcagaaccactagaccacgacgcgccctcATACACTGACGTAAAACGATGCAAAGTGGTTTACAGACTGAACAaccctaccctgcagtataaaatgaataagaaaaccATGACTTTTGCGTGCATAGGAATGAGGTAAATGTACCTATAGTTGTGTATTTATAATGGCCAGGGGCCCCCGACCTTTCAAAATATAGAAGGAGCTACACGAAAATCCCACCCTTTGTGCGAAATTACTTGGATTTTCTGAAACATTTTCAGAAGGTTTAACATGACGAAGAGGgtacaatattattttttgtaagcgagcgagcaaaatttttgtcatgtttgtggtAGATTTTGACATACTGTTAAAAAACGAcgtcatatttcacccttttcccaTTTTCCTTGTAATGCTTGAATATTCTCACATAAATGTGTTCGAATCATACGGGACAAAACGACGTTCCGGAAGGGTCGTACGGGACGCGGGACAAATTGCTGAAATGCGAGTCTGTCCCTTGAAAtccgggacgtctggtcaccctgcacCTCCCCCTCAGATACCACCTCTTACtcctcaattttattttccccacCCAATTTCTCGCATGTTCATGAGTGACTGATATGAGAAGCATGATCTTTcgaatactgaaaaaaaaatctatatcacACTCAACCCTTCCAACGAGGGGCCACCCCTCCAAGCGTTGTAAATAGGAAATGATATTGGCCTATAAAACTGATAAAAGCGATATTGAcctatataaaatgaaatacaatctGACGAGCGCATTATATCGACGCGAAGACGAACTCTTGAATCAGTGTCATCATAGTCACTGTTGAAACCTTGATTGCAATAtcttaaattaataaatattatattgGAAAATGAGGTTTATTTCTTTTAGCCGCTCAACATAATTTATACACGATAATAGATACGAGAGACCTACATGTTCAGCCCAACAAGATATATGCCTATCGCTAGCTAATCCTTTACAGTTTGTCTGAAATCATTTCAATTTCTTACTGCAAAGTAAACAAACCCTGtaatttgaccttggtcacattcCAAGATAGCTATCATTGTCATTCAATAAAGTTGTCTGTCTAAGAGCATGAAGAGAGAAACGCCtatttttgttgcttctttAGTAATTTATTTGAAGACGCCTCCAACACTCAGTGTCTTCTTAAATGCGGGGCagaattattttgtaaaatgtacatgtatatacttccTTTGATGTTGGACGCGTTCAGGGATAATTTCCCTTGACGTATTTTTGGATAGTAATATTTTAATTACACTATTCAAGTTCGCCTTTCTTAGCAGTGGCATAGTCCCCTGCatccatctctctctccctctctctctcatgaaATAGAAATCTAGTTGCATTGTATAAACTTCTGAAATGAAAAATCCGTGTGAATTAATTTTTAGATGTCGCTGTTAACGTGCTTTTATCGTTGGCCAAAGTTTGCAAAATCTTTCGCTCGGTTGCTCGCTCCACTCTCTCGCTTAATAATTTAAACATATTTTGGCCTCGACATCCTCATACAGTATTGCCTCGTTGCGAACAAAGCATTAATGGAGCATGATAACAACGATTCGCATATGTGTAATTCCAATGAATCAAGTTGTATGCAAATTATCCCATGGTTATACAACAACTCGTCATAACCTTTGAACGTCCTTTTTGAAATCTTATTAAAGACAAGATTAAACATTGATGAGTTGCTCTAAAGGTACTGTATTAAAAGGAATTCCTCTGCCTCATTGTAACTGCATAGCGACTCGAGAATCTCAGTCTGCATAAAgaataagtattaaaaaaaaaacaacaacatgagGTTATCATGCATGGATATTTGCAGGTCTTTGCTCAGATATGTGTACGTCTTAGGCCCTACTGTTGGTATCTCCATGGTATAAGTATACTAATTTTGATCATATCACGCATTCAATTACcgattttttgttcatttttaatcattttaatataataaaaccACCGGACAGTTAGTTATATTCATGTAAATATCCATCCTCATTATAGAATAAGCACAATACATGGTATACCACATTATTTTTAAACTTTCGTTTGAAACACCCCTATCTGTTCAGCACGAACATGACGAAGACAGGTTTGGTGTGGTAGATGGCGAGGAACTACCTCCATCCTTCTTGACATGTTAACGGAAACGTCCAATCTGAGATAAAAATCAGATAATTTGCTGACATTTTGGCAGTAACGAGCGATTGCCAAATAGCCAAGAGAATCAGCCAGCAACATAACAAAGTTTCTGGCAAAAGGTACGAAAGAATGgttaaactttaaaagaagagaTGAATCATATTTCCCTTTGAATTTCCTGACTGTCTCGAGATCTCAAACAAAATCAGCTGGAATCCCCAAAACGATGTGACATATGTTATCTCCTATAGATTACAAATATAATCCAACAAATATGATTCTTCAAGGTGAATTTAACCATTTCCAGTTAAAGCACTTTGGCTCCATCATTGTACACATTTAcaaaaattttttttggtaaactAATGAAGGCAATACCTAAATCAGCTCCGTTCTAGCCAGATACTGTGTGTTGCAATATAAAGGCATCAATATGCTTGGCGTTCGTCCCGTCTTTCTGGAACTTATTAACCTGTAATATTGAGCAAAGTATGTTAGGCATTATGAAAtgaagtattgtttcatttgtaaattaaacgaaatgtatttcttttaaaGTGTGTGAACATACAGAGAAAATGTGCACAGCTCGAAATATTTTATGGTCTTTCAGAtaaatggatagatagataggtacactgtaaaaaatgaagcgctaatttagcacttacaaggcttgtatagtgactgcactacgagtgctgattttttagtttaaatttgaactagaaaatcagcactcgtaatgcagtcactatacaagcactgtaggtgctaaattagcacttcattttttacagtgtagatagataaatagattatagatagatagaagaataaaagatagataaataattagACCGACGGACAGACagatatattatatacatttaCAGAGGATTATCATGCTGGATTGAATCAGCTACAACTTTCtacaaatcataaatgtttggaTAGATGTATAGCTTGGAATGGATCAATGATAGTTATAAAATAGTCTAATTGGCTTCTCCAGGTAATCCCATTAGCTCGACACAAAATTACTCACATCGCGTTTACCTGGAGACATTATGTGACAAGGACAATTAAGAGATGGCTATTTTAATCACCGTATACTCGAGTGAATTGGGGATGGCACATGTTTGGATAACATGGATGTCATTATAATGTCTCTTGTTGTGACGTATTTTGTGTTTCTATCGGATGAATTGGCAAAACTTTGAGGATGTTAGGTTCTTATCAAAATTGACTAATTTTGAAATGAGCAAACGAGCCCAAAAATAATTGTCTAAATAAATGACTAGTTTTGTTGTCGATTTTAGATAAAAATCATGTTGCTAAATGTAGACATATCGATGCATGAGTAAGGTCCTTTTATCATGTAGATATTATTTGAAGTGATGATTTGATAAACGTTAGAGCATTGGaatcataatcgcaaggttctGAGTTCGAATTCCctctctgccattgtctccactttgataaaaagacccATGAGTAATATCTGTCGCCTATATATaccgtcagccactatgactgattaacctagacgtttAATGTTTTCCAgataattggttatataccagcttggcgtttaccagcaaaagtagttcctacgggagttaccataaacataAGGTACTCGGACTTTACTTCACGAAAGAAGCTAATTTCTTAACATTTTCACTGATCATTCTTATAGCTTAAGCGGTTCGATTATTTCCTGATATGTTTGTGGGTTCGTGACAACAGTGTTTTACCTATGATAGATTAATTATTACCTTTGttactttatttcttatttagtctcaaatagattttcttttagatgatgtttgaaggtttgcatggtggtatgaacGGTACGACATGTGTGAAATTCTtggaaagattaaaaaagtgGATATAGTCAAGCTTAGTCACAGCTTTCCATTCTTCTGGTTTACTGTGCTTTTAAGGACTACACTCGTTCCGAATGATACTCTACTGACTCAACCTCGACTTTCTTACGTTTCCATTTCACTTCCACTTTTCCTTCCAAGACTTTGCCCATGCATGGTGTACCATAAACCACTTCCACgattgattttgtttatttccattttcagcAATACATGTAATGGTGAAGACGCATATGTAATTTGATACAGTGGTCGATGATTATATGAAATGGTTCGAAATGAGATAATGAATTGATTGGTATGGTTATGTGAACAAGGGATGTCCCCGAtttaaaatttaagaaaatgcCCCCAGAGGTTGTTCATTCGCTGCTACGTAATTATACTTGATGTACATGATATACGTGACATTATGAAGAAGttagaaaagggaaagagaaaaggatgaGAAATAGGGGAGGATTCCCCTCTGGCAATACTAATAACAAACACTAGTACCAGAAAAAAGAAGtaattatacaaatttatttaaattcattatgagtttggtaaaaaaaatcaataatgggAATGGTGCGATTATAAAAGGGAACAATAAttgaaaacacacaaaaaaaaaacaattggggCTATCGTCAAGAATATGTGGCATACTCGAAATGTATGGATTTAGAGAGCACACTTCTTGTATGATGTAGAATATTATTCGTCAGATTGTATacatcaaaaagaaaatatcaaatcgAAATTGATTATgacatgattattatcattaattggTACATGAATTCACCAACATTATAAAGTTATCATCGTGATGACGTCGTGGAAATGATGGACAATTATTTCAATTGAACTGAGAGAACAtgaagaatattgcaatatttgttGTCTTTGTCTTTAATAACTAAATCATACCAGCATGCAGAGCTGGTAAAAATTAATCTATCACTTCACTTTATTAATTCTGTTTACTCTGCATCTGCTGGTAAACATCAAATTCTTAGAAGAATAAACGTTGTGAAATATAGGTTGATATTAACATCGTGACAGGTTTACTGAGCCAACCTAATCTCCAAAGCGTTGCTTggttaaatgattaaaaataggATTGCAAAAAACTTTGCAATGTATAATTATGAATCATAGAAACGTTTTAAGTCGGCAGTGATATTTCAAAACCATTTCAAAATCTTCAGTattagaaaaaagaaggaaatagaGCTGATTCTAATCAACCGTAtatattagcattatttctttGATATTACGTGGGATGCAATATTAAAGATCTTACGAGAAATCCCTTAGGTAAACCTCTTGTCGATTTGGAAGATGTCGTTGTCATACAACCATTCTGATTTTAAGGAGCGTTTGGAGTTGATTAGATGCGGTCAGTATGACAGCTTAATCAATTTAGTATATATACGTCCAGAATTTcgaataaaattaatgaaatgaaatacaggCACGTTCAACGAAAATAAACACAGAAGTACAAAATTTCCTGACAGgttaaaaaagatttttttattgatatctaTTTGAACGCAATCAAGTAGATATGAAATTCGTGGAAATGACAAGATATATACCCCACCAAAGTAAATAGATACCATAAACATAAAACCAAACGAATAATTTGAAGGATATACACCTACACGGTATACCATATCCATAATAGCAAATACAAACAATTCATGGAATTGGAAAACAAAAAGTATAGTGAGACAGAAGACAGGTAATGTTTCCACTTGACTTCTTGGGCCACACTGTTgtcacataataataataatattgcatTTATAGACCGCTTTATATCAAttctttttcaattcaattctttattccatttccattcaaaacataatacaaagtaatatcaGGTAATACAAaccaaatacaattttacagacaaACATTCTTACAGTATAAtaaacagtataatattgagcataaatggaaatgaggggagtCCACTAAAATATTTCttgaattacaattattttacattattttgctAACATTAGATATACATTACATGACATAAATTATCATTACAAGGTATATTATACTATTGAATTAAACTACACTACATTATTAAACTACTAGTACATCAGTTACAACAATGAAAACTACAACAGTGAGAATAGATAAGTCTTGACAGATTTCTTGAAATTGTCTATTGAGGTTGCTACACGTAGGTGGGGAGGTAGAGAGTTCCAAAAATGTGATGCGAGATTGGTGAAGACACGTTCTCCTTAGTACTTGGTATTGACTCGGGggcttggagaaaaaaattaaaaacgatGTATTCTTTTGACGTTGCTATctactataggcctatttggctttcattttataattcataCCATGTCTTATGATGCAAATCTTATGGAATAAAAGTGACGTTATTTCCCGCAAACCAAGAGCATGACTGGCCGATTTCAACCGTTGActaacattatatttttttctctttttaccccatccccctctctccctctctttgtctttttctttctctttaaaaCTCTTTCTGTTTCTCTGCATCTCTTTAAATTCTGCAATAATTCTGTTTTTCACACTCTCACACTTTCCATCTTTCTTCACCATGCGCCTCTTGCCCTTCCTCGTTCCTTCCATTCTCATTGCAGTCGTGAATGTCAGTGACGTTGCTCCCGTTGCAAGGGTCACGTCGACTCCCAAGCTCATGTCCGGCAAGAAAAACCGGATGCTGCTGAATGTCTCTATCAGCTTCCATGAGACTGACTTGACGACGGGTGTCCAGGGCGAGGACCTCTGGAACATGACCATCTGGACAAGCCGGAATCCCAACGGGGAAGGCTTCGCCTATAGCGTCGCCAAGAACGTCCTCAATGCTGAACAAAGATCTCAGAGACACCGTAAGGGCAAGAAGTTCCCTAAGCTGAGGAACATCCCGTACACCCTTGACGCTCGTAGGATGTCTTGTGACGACATGCAGTACATATGCGTCCGCTTCGAGCAGGCTATCAATCCAGGGCACGTCAACAGAGCTTACGTGCCCTTCTTCTTCTCTGGACACCCAGACGACAATGTCCTCACGGGTTGTACACCTGCACCAAGATGTAAAAGTAAGATAAAGAAGTCGAaccatcatgattatatgaaatttcttttttaaaacagtGCTGTTATTTCCCCCCTTTCTTGTTGCAAGATAAattaaacacacacaaaaaaaaaatcgacgtTTTGAAGGAACAGATAAGCCATGTATGTTCTATAGAAAGGGATGTCTAAATACCAAACGCATTTTAGATAGAAATGATTATGCCTATAAGCATTAAGAGATAGAAGCTgacctttattattattgttgcttTCAGCTAGAGGAAAGATTGATcgatattaaaggtcaagtccacctcagaaaaaaagttgttttgaatcaacagagaaaaatcagacaagcataatgctgaaaatttcatcaaaatcagatgtaaaataagaaagttatgacatttagaaatttcgcttatttttcacaaaatagttatatgcacaattgaCCCACATGCATATgggagaatcgatgatgtccctcactcactattccttttgttttttattgtttgaattatacaacatttcaatttttacagatttgacaataaggaccaacttgactgaaccatataatgttaagcaatggtaactccacatgttcagtgagaaataaaactttgtttcacaggacattgaggagaaaattaggatatttcatatttcaaataataaaatacaaagaaaaagtgagtgagtgatgtcatcagctccctcatttgcataccgaccaggatgtgcatacaactattatgtgaaattaagcgaaacttaaaaatgtcataactttcttattttacatccgattttgatgaaattttcagcgttatgctcgttggatttttctctttttatattcaaatcaactttttgtcggggtggacttgtcctttaaaaataaaacctgCCAAAATGATAACCTATACCATGAATAATAAATTACCAAATTGCTAATTCCAataatcatttcataattttcctTGATTAGAAAATATGACGTATGTGGTAAGCCATTTATATTCCCATATCTAATTAACAATGATTATGGAAGAGTGTGGGAGAGAGTTCAGGGAAATCAGGCCTATGAAATTTCCTCAAGGGAATGGGAAGGAGTGGcgcaagggagggggggggggcggtaaaCTTAAGTTGACGTTTACGACACGCTGTCACTGCCCCGGGTGCTGACATGTTTGACGATATATACTTCTTCCGCTTAGTTCAAGGTTAGTTATCTCAAGGCAGcttcatatatatgtattaagGGTGACTTTCGATTTGCCGTTTAGCATGTATTACCCAATATCACAGGGAGAAGGTGAAATTTGGCGTTACCATGGTTATGAGGGATTGTCGTGATGAGATGTTTCTCGTGGTGGGTTGTCTCCTCTTTTAattctcattttatttcaaaagtcaTGATCACCTTTGCATACCTGCCCATATCACAATGCAATTAGGTTATTCCGCTTattaaaaaggaaatacaaaaaaaggaaatacaaaacatttttattgtctaagtcttagatttatttttggttccccccccccccacattctcATTCGGTTGAGGTTCAGTTATAGGTGTTTGCTTGAATTTGTGATTATtgtgtttttaatatttctttaagtacaatttttgttatgGGTTGGCCTCACACAAGATTTCTTCCTTTTTGGCCATTACTTTCCtcactttctttaaatttgatgatcattgtatttacattgtctattttttaatgtatttttatcttgatctcttgaggagaaataaatgaaacttgaaaTTAGCAAGCTTTGAAATACGACATAAGATATGATGGTCGTAGAAATTCGATTAAGACATGGGCCAAATGTATAAAAGCATATACTTGATAAGTAATATCTTCAAGTAAAAACATTTACTTATCGCGTAAAATGTAGAGCCAAACCAAATCCGTAAGCATAAATACAAGCACTTCCATTTGCTTGCCCTTTACCCTTGTATCATTCTGTGCGAATAGAAAAACAACATTGCTTGAAATTTAAGTATTCTAGCTATATGTAGAGAGAGctagctaaaaaaaaatgattgccgccccctcaaaaaaaaaaattacaaaaataaagatcGCTTGAAAATTTACTCCCCAACACCAACATCAAATGCTTTTTAAGAACGaatttcgtaaaaaaaaaaaaagaagaagaaagcttGCAAATCATTTACATTGGCGGGATTTTAAAAATCGTATTAACTCAGTTCGACGGATGATCTTTAAGATAGTGGTagtaaaaagaaatcaattcaTTCTAAATGTAGATTACTTAACATCCACAATTATTTTGTTCTAGGACACTCGGTATAAAGGTATCATGCTTACGTGAATTGACTAAATCTTTTGTATAAAAGCGGATAACACGCTTTTCTATGATTCTTTTGCAAGCAATAATATtctctaaaataattatttctttataaCGACGACTCCACTGGCTGCTTTACGTTCATCTTGCTCATACTCGTTTGCTTTTAGTTTCGAGAAACATCCTTCCTACATGTTGAAATGACTTCAATTGTTAGGATTTGAATGCTCATACAACCTTTGTAGCTTGGCATTCAATTTGGACCTTGGCTCAAGCCACACCCTATCAAGAAAGTTTAAAATCACTTTACAATATTCTAACTTAAATACTAGACCCCTCGATATGGTTAGGAGGTCATGCAGCTGCTCCTATTAAGCGCTGCTTCCTGCGCAATGCCCCCTGACGAAACATAGAAAAGGGCATCTAGCTCTAAATACGAGTGACGCAGCGAACTTCTTTAGCTTCGAACTACCGATAATTGAATATTCTTTTATTCCGACTTTGAAGCATTTAGGCCCTTCCGGCTTTTAACAAGCGGCATATTAATTTGTCCACTGTCCTGAGTTTATTTTCAGAATGATGCATTGTGAAATATTACATGTTTTCCTTAAATTGAAACCGTGTTTTCTGCTTTCAGTCTCTGTAGTCGGGTTCCCTTAAACGGTAGCATTCAATTTCCTCTCCCCGACAGCGTCGACGTACTACTTTAAAGGAGGTTGATTTTTGATAGAACCACTTTCCTTCCAGCTTTTAAGAATTcgcattcattttcaaaaagacATACAGACCCCGAGTTGATCTGATCACAGCGATCTGATTTACAATTttgtaaaagagaaaaaatctcCATCatcttgaaattgaaaagaaagaattaaTATCTAATTATCTCACCCTTGAAATCGTGACCATCATTTTGTCTTTTCAGAACAAGGGGAATCGAATTTTCCATTTGCAATAATTAGGGTTTTGTGTATGGTTACATTAATCAGCGTGTATTAtgatactccccccccccccctctctctctctctctcacacacactctcCTGCATGATTTgccttttttaaaatgaaaatgtgcatTTCTATCAAAATCTCGTAAATGCTTAGGATGAATGTCCCTTTTAATTTACATCTTCATAGTTGTAAAACCGAAATCGGTACCAACGACAGCTAGGCCGACAACCACTCTCCTAACGACAACAACTCCCACGACGATTCCAACGACATGGCCTCGATGGACAACAGCATGGCCTCGATGGACTCGTGCACCAACTCTTCCTCCTACACGTCCTCCTACACGTCCTCCTACACGTCCTCCTACACTGCCGCCTACTTTCCCACCAACCCTACCACCAAGACGGACAACACGAAGACCAAAGTTGAAGAAGACCAAGGAACCGAAGCGCACTCCAGCGACGCTTCCGCCGACACTTGCGCCATTGACAACGTTAAAATTGAACGAGGCGTTGGCA
This genomic interval from Lytechinus pictus isolate F3 Inbred chromosome 3, Lp3.0, whole genome shotgun sequence contains the following:
- the LOC129255797 gene encoding uncharacterized protein LOC129255797 isoform X1, producing the protein MKEEDKRKRGFHGNGNQHMYLLVLAMTGVFFATLSSAQEVEYSSVSFISSENVYLLPCVYRGVPYSHGESWTVNDCSTCTCANSTIECVILGCQPTNCDNAIHPPGECCAMCPNIVNVSDVAPVARVTSTPKLMSGKKNRMLLNVSISFHETDLTTGVQGEDLWNMTIWTSRNPNGEGFAYSVAKNVLNAEQRSQRHRKGKKFPKLRNIPYTLDARRMSCDDMQYICVRFEQAINPGHVNRAYVPFFFSGHPDDNVLTGCTPAPRCKIVKPKSVPTTARPTTTLLTTTTPTTIPTTWPRWTTAWPRWTRAPTLPPTRPPTRPPTRPPTLPPTFPPTLPPRRTTRRPKLKKTKEPKRTPATLPPTLAPLTTLKLNEALAVGSTMYATLPPTVRPTTGLPYIPRFVPDDSESNEAFELVPMYPLAPQRNYNRPRNRNRVRNRWRAQRFKVAAEAAGFSSDEVTQIKQKKISRRRQQAAKRKPEQPLPLTQEQQEYRQQQQLYQQQQQQYNQQVQYEQLQYEQQRKQQYQQQQQQYYQQLHQQNKNNPYPYGNVQEGQINPLFQREREKAIAEGTLLGPQQGWPAAYNNGYTWQQYMDDNTDYNSQER
- the LOC129255797 gene encoding mediator of RNA polymerase II transcription subunit 12-like isoform X3 — translated: MSCSKVVNVSDVAPVARVTSTPKLMSGKKNRMLLNVSISFHETDLTTGVQGEDLWNMTIWTSRNPNGEGFAYSVAKNVLNAEQRSQRHRKGKKFPKLRNIPYTLDARRMSCDDMQYICVRFEQAINPGHVNRAYVPFFFSGHPDDNVLTGCTPAPRCKIVKPKSVPTTARPTTTLLTTTTPTTIPTTWPRWTTAWPRWTRAPTLPPTRPPTRPPTRPPTLPPTFPPTLPPRRTTRRPKLKKTKEPKRTPATLPPTLAPLTTLKLNEALAVGSTMYATLPPTVRPTTGLPYIPRFVPDDSESNEAFELVPMYPLAPQRNYNRPRNRNRVRNRWRAQRFKVAAEAAGFSSDEVTQIKQKKISRRRQQAAKRKPEQPLPLTQEQQEYRQQQQLYQQQQQQYNQQVQYEQLQYEQQRKQQYQQQQQQYYQQLHQQNKNNPYPYGNVQEGQINPLFQREREKAIAEGTLLGPQQGWPAAYNNGYTWQQYMDDNTDYNSQER
- the LOC129255797 gene encoding mediator of RNA polymerase II transcription subunit 12-like isoform X2, giving the protein MHGYLQVFAQICVRLRPYCWYLHVVNVSDVAPVARVTSTPKLMSGKKNRMLLNVSISFHETDLTTGVQGEDLWNMTIWTSRNPNGEGFAYSVAKNVLNAEQRSQRHRKGKKFPKLRNIPYTLDARRMSCDDMQYICVRFEQAINPGHVNRAYVPFFFSGHPDDNVLTGCTPAPRCKIVKPKSVPTTARPTTTLLTTTTPTTIPTTWPRWTTAWPRWTRAPTLPPTRPPTRPPTRPPTLPPTFPPTLPPRRTTRRPKLKKTKEPKRTPATLPPTLAPLTTLKLNEALAVGSTMYATLPPTVRPTTGLPYIPRFVPDDSESNEAFELVPMYPLAPQRNYNRPRNRNRVRNRWRAQRFKVAAEAAGFSSDEVTQIKQKKISRRRQQAAKRKPEQPLPLTQEQQEYRQQQQLYQQQQQQYNQQVQYEQLQYEQQRKQQYQQQQQQYYQQLHQQNKNNPYPYGNVQEGQINPLFQREREKAIAEGTLLGPQQGWPAAYNNGYTWQQYMDDNTDYNSQER